From a single Arachis hypogaea cultivar Tifrunner chromosome 3, arahy.Tifrunner.gnm2.J5K5, whole genome shotgun sequence genomic region:
- the LOC112781370 gene encoding uncharacterized protein, with protein sequence MSDRVLLKVYYFGQILLQTSERVTFVCENPLDLVIPFTISFEELKDVICEKIHSERARRISCILYRNPIQVFGGFVQFQTKYVTDEASMQDMFSMYMENRRQLSFIELYVEFEQCEANRNILREDYNSNSEEEFESNYEVVGPEGDEVPEISVVADGEFAVGMEFSSRDAVIKAIKEYIIRKSVDYRVYESEPLTFYAKCIQYGSGCDWLIRVSMISRKYCWVVRRYNGSHTCTRATISQDHSKLDSTTIAEAIKPLVEADPALKAVEKIFGGWEASYEALPIWFEAMCHKEPSAVVHFETMPAYQGDDLVTDIRVDGTHLYGKYKGCLLVAVSQDGNNNIVPIAFTIVEGETSDAWHFFLSNLRQHVVTRDGVGLISDRHESINAAVERRYSRTVREYEVRYQCLRERGEAYTDWLNRIPWEQYALAFDGGYRWGHMTTNLVECINSVLKGTRNLPVTALVKATFYRLNELFTRKRAEAEDRINAGHVFSDVVTSKLHANQLASGNIQVSCFDRQNEVFEVREMPSGLEFAVDLRGLRCDCGEFQVDRIPCRHVFACCANQRLDWQVYVHDVYKMDQVRRLYRARFSPLGNPTTWPAYNGPRFIPNPFLRRLGKGCPKMTRFLNEMDTRMLRRPRRCTLCGAEGHSRGRCRQQGGANANREH encoded by the exons ATGAGTGACAGAGTGTTATTGaaagtgtattattttggtcagattttgttacaaacatctGAAAGAGTAACATTTGTTTGTGAGAATCCGTTAGATTTGGTGATTCCTTTTacaatctcatttgaagagctAAAGGATGTGATCTGTGAAAAGATTCATTCTGAGAGGGCAAGAAGGATATCATGTATTCTATACAGAAATCCTATACAAGTGTTTGGTGGATTCGTCCAGTTTCAAACGAAATATGTAACggacgaagcgagcatgcaagataTGTTTTCCATGTATATGGAAAATCGGAGACAACTATCGTTCATCGAGTTGTATGTGGAGTTTGAGCAATGTGAGGCCAACCGTAATATTCTACGGGAGGATTACAATAGCAacagtgaagaagagttcgaaagcaacTATGAAGTTGTTGGTCCAGAAGGAGATGAGGTTCCAG AAATTTCTGttgtcgcagatggtgaatttgccgTTGGGATGGAATTCAGTTCGAGGGACGCTGTTATTAAGGCGATAAAAGAGTATATTATACGAAAAAGCGTAGATTACcgggtgtatgagtctgagccgttgacattttatgcgAAGTGTATACAGTATGGGTCAGGATGTGATTGGCTTATCCGGGTTAGCATGATCAGCCGGAAGTACTGTTGGGTTGTAAGGAGGTATAATGGCAGTCACACATGTACCAGAGCAACAATTTCTCAGGATCATTCTAAGCTGGACTCAACCACGATTGCAGAAGCAATTAAGCCGTTGGTTGAGGCTGACCCCGCCTTAAAG gcagtggaaaaaatatttggaggctGGGAGGCATCGTACGAAGCGTTgcctatatggtttgaggccatgtgtcacaagGAGCCGTCAGCTGTTGTtcattttgagactatgcctgcatatcaaggcGATGACTTGGTGACTGATATTCGG GTCGATGGGACTCACTTGTACGGAAAGTACAAGGGTTGTCTACTAGTGGCAGTGTCACAGGATGGCAACAACAATATCGTCCCAATTGCGTTTACAattgtggagggagagacttcAGATGCGTGGCACTTTTTTCTGAGTAACCTTCGTCAGCACGTTGTCACTCGGGATGGTGTGGGACTGATATCCGACCGTCACGAATCCATAAATGCAGCTGTGGAAAGGA GATATTCGAGGACGGTGCGTGAGTACGAGGTGCGTTACCAATGTTTACGAGAACGGGGCGAGGCATACACTGACTGGTTAAACCGAATCCCCTGGGAACAGTACGCGTTGGCTTTTGATGGTGGATATAGATGGGGTCATATGACGACAAATCTGGTGGAATGCATCAACTCAGTATTGAAGGGTACACGCAATCTACCCGTGACTGCCCTTGTGAAGGCAACATTCTACAGGCTGAACGAGTTGTTTACCCGAAAAAGAGCGGAGGCAGAAGACCGGATTAATGCTGGCCATGTGTTTTCCGATGTCGTTACCTCCAAGTTGCATGCAAACCAACTTGCGTCAGGAAACATTCAGGTTAGTTGCTTTGACCGGCAGAATGAGGTCTTTGAGGTGCGTGAGATGCCAAGTGGACTGGAGTTTGCAGTGGACCTACGTGGCCTTCGATGTGACTGTGGTGAGTTCCAGGTGGACCGGATCCCCTGTCGACATGTGTTTGCATGTTGTGCCAACCAGCGATTGGATTGGCAAGTGTATGTTCATGATGTGTATAAGATGGACCAAGTTCGGCGGTTGTACCGAGCAAGGTTTAGTCCACTAGGTAACCCTACTACATGGCCTGCTTACAACGGACCTCGGTTCATCCCAAATCCGTTCTTGAGACGCCTCGGGAAAGGTTGCCCAAAAATGACGCgattcttgaatgagatggacacacGAATGTTACGTCGGCCTAGGCGGTGTACGCTTTGTGGGGCTGAGGGGCACAGCCGTGGCAGATGCCGTCAGCAAGGTGGTGCAAATGCCAACAGAGAGCATTAG
- the LOC112791276 gene encoding protein neprosin, whose translation MASSSVVLFSLLLLLLLGLFSSHSCAARLGGSRQKLEVNRHLNRLNKPPVKTIQSPDGDFIDCVHISKQPAFDHPFLKDHKIQMRPSFHPEGLFDENKVSEKPKEKINQLWHVNGKCPEDTIPIRRTKEEDVLRASSVKRYGRKKHRSIPKPRSAQPDLINQSGHQHAIAYVEGDKYYGAKATINVWEPKIQQANEFSLSQLWILGGSFGQDLNSIEAGWQVSPDLYGDNNTRLFTYWTSDAYQATGCYNLLCSGFIQVNSEISMGASISPVSAYRNSQYDISILIWKDPKEGHWWMQFGNDYVLGYWPSFLFSYLADSASMIEWGGEVVNSEPDGQHTSTQMGSGHFPEEGFGKASYFKNIQVVDSSNNLKAPKGLGTFTEQSNCYDVQTGSNGDWGHYFYYGGPGKNPNCQ comes from the exons ATGGCTTCTTCTTCAGTAGTGTTGTTTTctctgttgttattgttgttgttgggtcTTTTTAGTTCTCACTCTTGTGCCGCTAGGCTCGGTGGTTCAAGACAGAAGCTTGAAGTCAATAGGCATTTGAATCGCTTGAATAAGCCTCCTGTTAAGACCATTcag AGCCCAGATGGGGATTTCATAGATTGTGTGCATATCTCTAAGCAACCAGCTTTTGATCATCCTTTCCTTAAAGATCACAAAATTCAG ATGAGGCCTAGTTTCCACCCTGAAGGGCTATTTGATGAGAACAAGGTTTCTGAAAAACCCAAAGAGAAGATTAATCAGCTGTGGCATGTGAATGGTAAATGCCCCGAAGACACAATACCAATTCGGAGAACAAAGGAAGAGGATGTCCTTAGAGCTAGCTCAGTTAAAAGATATGGAAGGAAGAAGCACAGGTCAATCCCGAAGCCTAGGTCAGCACAACCTGATCTTATTAACCAGAGTGGTCATCAG cATGCAATAGCATATGTTGAAGGGGACAAGTACTATGGAGCAAAAGCCACTATTAATGTGTGGGAACCTAAGATTCAGCAGGCGAATGAGTTCAGCTTGTCGCAGCTCTGGATATTAGGAGGCTCGTTCGGACAAGATCTTAACAGCATTGAAGCTGGCTGGCAG GTTAGCCCTGATTTATACGGCGATAATAACACTCGGTTATTCACCTACTGGACA AGTGATGCATATCAAGCTACAGGTTGCTACAATCTTCTTTGCTCAGGATTTATTCAGGTCAACAGCGAAATCTCGATGGGTGCAAGCATATCTCCGGTTTCTGCTTACAGAAACTCCCAGTATGATATCAGCATCCTTATCTGGAAG GATCCAAAAGAGGGACACTGGTGGATGCAATTTGGGAATGACTATGTATTGGGATATTGGCCTTCATTCTTGTTCTCATACTTGGCAGACAGTGCCTCCATGATTGAATGGGGTGGTGAGGTTGTGAATTCTGAGCCTGATGGCCAACACACTTCAACTCAAATGGGAAGTGGCCATTTCCCTGAAGAGGGTTTTGGAAAAGCAAGCTACTTCAAGAACATTCAAGTGGTTGATAGCTCCAACAATCTCAAAGCTCCAAAGGGACTTGGAACCTTCACTGAGCAATCAAATTGCTATGATGTTCAAACAGGAAGTAATGGTGACTGGGGACATTACTTCTACTATGGAGGACCTGGTAAAAACCCTAATTGTCAATGA
- the LOC112781354 gene encoding protein MAIN-LIKE 2-like, whose amino-acid sequence MLTCDYPLPPDWYNDRVEDHLRVTGFYHASQIGVVQNQKALVNALIERWHPKTHTFHLPIGECAVSLEDVALILGLPTDGLPVTGKTMSSFSALEAECLHQFGVAPSKSECRGCCIKLTWLRDLKENIQLTDELSIQRYVKCHIMLLIGTILFGEKSGTGVHWKFLPLLRDFASIGHYSWGSACLAHLYRGLCRASRYNCKEIDGLITLLLAWAWIRLPYLSPIPREPHSFPLANRWRNWERGDRRYRYLNLAHFRKAFDELQEGQV is encoded by the exons atgttgACCTGTGACTATCCACTTCCTCCGGATTGGTACAACGATCGGGTGGAAGACCATTTACGAGTTACTGGCTTCTATCATGCATCTCAAATTGGTGTCGTACAAAATCAGAAAGCACTCGTGAATGCTCTAATAGAACGGTGGCACCCTAAAACACATACGTTTCACCTTCCAATTGGTGAGTGTGCCGTAAGTCTTGAAGACGTGGCTCTAATTCTTGGTCTCCCGACGGATGGTCTTCCAGTTACTGGGAAGACAATGAGTAGCTTCTCAGCGTTGGAGGCAGAATGTTTGCATCAATTTGGAGTGGCACCGAGTAAGTCAGAGTGTAGAGGATGTTGTATAAAACTGACTTGGCTGCGGGACCTAAAAGAAAACATTCAGTTGACTGATGAATTAAGTATACAGAGGTACGTGAAGTGCCATATTATGTTGCTGATCGGGACGATCTTGTTTGGGGAAAAATCTGGGACAGGTGTGCACTGGAAGTTTCTACCCTTGCTTCGTGACTTTGCCAGTATTGGACATTATAGTTGGGGTTCGGCATGCCTTGCACACCTCTATAGGGGGTTATGCAGGGCATCTCGTTATAATTGTAAGGAAATAGATGGTCTAATAACACTTCTGCTCGCTTGGGCTTGGATCCGACTGCCATATCTATCGCCGATCCCCAGAGAGCCCCACAGCTTTCCATTAGCTAACAG gtggcgtaactgggagcgTGGTGATCGACGATATAGGTATTTGAATCTAGCTCACTTTAGGAAGGCCTTTGATGAACTCCAGGAAGGCCAGGTGTGA